Proteins encoded in a region of the Eschrichtius robustus isolate mEscRob2 chromosome 16, mEscRob2.pri, whole genome shotgun sequence genome:
- the LOC137749825 gene encoding large ribosomal subunit protein eL31-like encodes MAPAKKGSEKKEGRSAINEVVTREYTNSIHKRIHGVGFKKRAPRALKEIRKFAMKEMGTPDVCLDTRINKAVWAKGIRNVPYHICVRLSRKRNEDEDSPNKLYTFVTYVSVTTFKNLQTVNVDEN; translated from the coding sequence ATGGCTCCAGCAAAGAAGGGCAGTGAGAAGAAGGAGGGCCGGTCCGCCATCAACGAGGTGGTGACCAGAGAATACACCAACAGCATTCACAAGCGCATCCATGGAGTGGGTTTCAAGAAGCGTGCCCCTCGGGCACTCAAAGAAATCCGGAAATTTGCCATGAAGGAGATGGGAACTCCAGATGTATGCCTTGACACCAGGATCAACAAAGCTGTCTGGGCCAAAGGAATAAGGAATGTCCCATACCATATCTGTGTGCGGTTGTCCAGAAAACGTAATGAGGATGAAGATTCACCAAACAAGCTCTATACGTTTGTTACCTATGTATCTGTCACCACTTTCAAAAATCTACAGACAGTTAATGTGGATGAGAACTAA